A part of Fusarium oxysporum Fo47 chromosome III, complete sequence genomic DNA contains:
- a CDS encoding P-loop containing nucleoside triphosphate hydrolase protein, with amino-acid sequence MNHLTNQTKECADCYILTYQESPYWDFLQLQQFLSPFINMEMSSILYWLQSVGTKPAFKPSSQQLRIAKLCADQNVVVSARPGSGKTATIEAIAAAHPDKIIGSILFSKRLQSETSHRLNKYHNSDVYTFHGMAGVLLGQVVPSDGALIKLLENIDKCSKLPRWTSTPFDIIVPDEFQDCNPETFWLVECFVRANNLGKGGQPTRIVVLGDERQSIYRFRGADPRYLTLAPEVLGPISPYPFAEVQLGNSFRLSSSTVQFINRVFLGGEHLALARAISPLVKRYKPENCVIIAPSVRTRGPLQALTNALTQVYDLPIHVPPDEETPLNDKVINGKLCISTIHQFKGRERKLVILLGIDASYFEFFGRDLPDDSCPNEAFVALTRSLQQLELVHNDESKMMPCVSLDSLYDTAKILGLMLPKSCGAREITRYVQGDALDKIVERHLHVDRIAPPLPRHEHINIRNVIPSDLKRGFYESVSDINGLVIAAALELATAGTLRSLGRPSKGEVDETLSKCPEKLVAWLCRKACEYEASLSGYLPRVIQMKDHKYDWIKPEDPSLARRRIDSELVGSARKLDFEVEMQQQFYIDGQETQLCGRADIVNNSATESNDDMDNRTIWEIKFVLSLSNEHVIHACVYAYFSGSESGKLPRIILYNVRDGDKREIIPRHGIEELRQLITSVLRLRYTSKEEMTYEEFIKRCGKTTRKVMNLSDGS; translated from the exons ATGAATCATCTAACTAATCAGACCAAGGAGTGTGCCGATTGCTACATACTTACATACCAGGAGTCACCGTATTGGGACTTTCTTCAGTTGCAGCAGTTCTTGTCGCCTTTCATAAATATGGAGATGTCATCAATATTATA CTGGCTCCAGTCTGTGGGCACAAAACCAGCCTTCAAACCATCGTCTCAGCAACTAAGGATCGCAAAACTCTGCGCTGACCAGAATGTCGTGGTATCAGCAAGACCCGGATCAGGCAAAACCGCCACCATAGAAGCTATTGCGGCTGCACACCCTGATAAAATAATTGGCAGTATTCTCTTCTCAAAGAGACTTCAGAGTGAAACATCTCATCGTCTGAACAAGTACCACAATAGCGATGTGTACACTTTCCATGGCATGGCGGGTGTCCTCCTTGGACAAGTGGTTCCGAGTGATGGAGcactcatcaagctcttggagAATATCGATAAGTGCAGCAAACTTCCACGATGGACCTCAACACCTTTCGACATCATTGTACCGGACGAGTTTCAGGACTGCAATCCAGAAACCTTCTGGCTAGTCGAGTGCTTTGTCCGGGCCAACAACCTTGGGAAAGGAGGCCAGCCTACGCGCATAGTCGTCCTCGGCGACGAGCGCCAATCGATATACCGCTTTCGCGGTGCTGACCCTCGCTATCTGACTCTGGCCCCTGAGGTGCTAGGCCCAATCAGTCCCTATCCCTTTGCAGAAGTTCAGTTAGGCAACAGTTTCAGGCTGTCCTCATCGACTGTCCAGTTCATCAACCGTGTCTTCCTCGGTGGAGAGCA TTTGGCATTGGCTAGAGCGATTTCCCCCCTAGTAAAACGTTACAAGCCTGAGAACTGCGTGATAATAGCACCCTCCGTTCGTACGAGAGGACCGTTGCAAGCACTTACAAATGCATTGACTCAGGTCTATGATTTGCCGATACATGTACCTCCTGATGAGGAAACACCTCTCAACGACAAGGTGATCAATGGAAAGTTGTGCATCTCTACGATACATCAGTTCAAGGGTCGAGAGCGTAAACTTGTCATTCTTCTTGGCATCGATGCCTCCTATTTCGAGTTCTTCGGCCGCGACTTGCCAGATGACAGCTGTCCCAACGAAGCTTTTGTGGCTCTAACGCGCTCTCTGCAACAACTCGAATTGGTCCACAATGATGAGAGTAAGATGATGCCTTGTGTGTCCCTCGATTCTCTGTACGACACCGCCAAGATA TTGGGGCTTATGCTTCCAAAATCTTGCGGAGCCCGTGAAATAACGCGGTATGTCCAGGGCGATGCTCTTGATAAAATTGTCGAGCGCCATCTTCATGTAGACAGGATAGCGCCTCCTCTCCCTCGCCATGAACACATCAACATAAGAAATGTGATACCCTCGGATCTAAAAAGGGGGTTCTATGAGTCTGTTAGCGACATCAATGGCCTTGTTATTGCCGCAGCTCTGGAACTAGCAACAGCCGGAACATTAAGGTCACTAGGACGACCAAGTAaaggagaggttgatgaaaCTTTGTCAAAATGCCCCGAGAAGCTTGTTGCTTGGCTTTGCCGGAAAGCTTGCGAGTATGAAGCGAGTCTCTCGGGCTATCTACCGCGCGTGATTCAGATGAAAGACCACAAGTATGACTGGATCAAGCCCGAAGACCCCAGCCTTGCTCGGCGTCGAATTGATAGTGAGCTGGTGGGTTCTGCCCGAAAGCTGGattttgaagttgagatgcAGCAGCAATTCTATATCGATGGCCAAGAAACTCAACTCTGTGGTCGAGCAGATATTGTAAACAATTCCGCAACCGAGAGCAATGACGACATGGATAATCGAACAATATGGGAGATCAAGTTCGTCTTAAGCCTTTCCAACGAACATGTCATACATGCTTGCGTTTATGCCTACTTTTCAGGCTCAGAGTCTGGAAAGTTACCACGCATCATACTGTACAATGTGCGAGATGGGGACAAGCGCGAGATCATACCACGTCATGGAATAGAGGAGTTGAGACAACTGATCACAAGTGTTCTTAGACTTCGATATACTtcgaaagaagagatgacATACGAAGAATTCATCAAACGGTGTGGCAAGACAACGCGGAAGGTGATGAATCTCAGTGATGGGTCATAG